Proteins co-encoded in one Gracilimonas sediminicola genomic window:
- a CDS encoding helix-turn-helix domain-containing protein produces the protein MQLDNAKLKQLRESNAWSQSHLAEVSGVSMRTIQRIEKTGAVSPESAKCICAAFDIQFDELSVNDNYQKSEPSLADLLKFKVMDIDKKAALVSFIVAFIIAYGIAISMGVEI, from the coding sequence ATGCAACTGGATAATGCCAAACTAAAACAGCTTAGAGAATCAAATGCCTGGAGTCAGTCCCACCTTGCTGAAGTAAGTGGAGTTAGTATGAGAACCATTCAAAGAATTGAAAAAACAGGGGCTGTATCACCAGAATCAGCTAAATGTATTTGTGCTGCTTTTGATATTCAATTTGATGAGCTTTCCGTAAATGATAATTATCAGAAATCAGAGCCTTCACTTGCAGATTTACTGAAATTTAAAGTCATGGATATAGATAAAAAAGCAGCTCTTGTATCATTTATAGTTGCGTTCATTATAGCTTATGGTATTGCAATTTCTATGGGTGTTGAGATATAG
- a CDS encoding AbrB/MazE/SpoVT family DNA-binding domain-containing protein, translated as MKTKIIRIGNSQGVRIPKPLIEESGITKEIEMILRDNEIILRPADMTRKDWEASFQKMAEQGDDVLLDQKEIEKPSDWDETEWTW; from the coding sequence ATGAAAACCAAGATAATTCGTATCGGTAATTCCCAGGGAGTTCGAATTCCCAAACCCCTGATCGAAGAAAGTGGGATTACTAAAGAAATTGAAATGATTCTCAGAGACAATGAAATTATTCTTCGGCCTGCTGATATGACTCGAAAGGATTGGGAAGCGTCTTTCCAAAAAATGGCGGAACAAGGTGATGATGTTTTATTAGATCAAAAAGAGATTGAAAAACCTTCAGACTGGGATGAAACTGAGTGGACATGGTAA
- a CDS encoding type II toxin-antitoxin system PemK/MazF family toxin — protein sequence MVKVKPVKRFEVHLISLDPTKGSEIKKTRPCLIISPDEMNKHIRTVIIAPMTSTIKNYPTRVTTTFQGKKGQIVLDQIRTVDKTRLIKSLGTISSSAEEKVLSTLQEMFAP from the coding sequence ATGGTAAAAGTAAAGCCAGTTAAAAGGTTTGAAGTTCATCTGATTTCACTTGATCCCACCAAAGGATCTGAAATTAAAAAAACTCGTCCCTGTTTGATTATATCTCCTGATGAAATGAACAAGCATATCAGAACAGTGATCATTGCTCCAATGACATCTACCATTAAAAATTACCCAACGCGAGTCACTACTACATTTCAAGGCAAGAAAGGACAAATTGTATTAGATCAGATTCGAACAGTCGATAAAACCAGATTGATTAAAAGCCTTGGGACAATTAGTTCTTCGGCCGAAGAAAAAGTATTGAGTACATTACAAGAGATGTTTGCCCCATAA
- a CDS encoding VOC family protein translates to MRNPFLHGVGGVLSADIAVPEHERELRFYSKVLTMGATPLWQDDLTNNQGTPVIGLGARSPEYEALPLQWMPHIQVSDVAASVDRTLELGGQELIHAKGDDGQSQWAVLVDPAGAAFGVIPAADEDTDSTSHSDRIGCIAWLSLVVSDVSSICEFYEQVVGWSAAPADKEGGFEMRRPDGIAAAEICPKNDDNGSIPSVWILSLPVGDFDESLRHVREGGGEIVKEETEAGHAVIRDPVGVYIALQDGN, encoded by the coding sequence ATGCGAAATCCATTCTTACACGGTGTTGGGGGAGTACTAAGCGCAGATATTGCAGTACCGGAGCATGAGCGGGAACTCCGTTTCTACTCCAAGGTTTTAACGATGGGTGCGACTCCGCTGTGGCAAGACGATTTAACCAACAACCAGGGTACACCGGTGATAGGATTGGGAGCTCGTTCACCTGAGTATGAAGCCCTGCCACTGCAATGGATGCCGCACATACAGGTTTCCGATGTAGCTGCAAGTGTGGATCGTACGCTCGAACTCGGAGGGCAGGAGCTGATTCATGCCAAAGGCGATGACGGGCAGAGTCAGTGGGCCGTCTTGGTTGACCCCGCTGGTGCTGCATTCGGGGTAATCCCAGCTGCTGACGAAGATACGGACAGTACAAGTCATTCCGACCGTATCGGTTGCATAGCCTGGCTTTCACTTGTGGTCTCAGACGTTTCGTCGATATGTGAATTCTACGAGCAGGTCGTTGGTTGGTCAGCGGCCCCGGCCGACAAAGAAGGTGGATTTGAAATGCGGCGGCCGGATGGTATTGCCGCGGCAGAAATCTGTCCTAAGAATGACGACAACGGGAGCATTCCTTCCGTCTGGATACTTAGTTTGCCGGTCGGTGACTTCGACGAGAGCCTTCGTCATGTTCGTGAGGGCGGCGGTGAGATCGTAAAGGAAGAGACTGAGGCCGGACACGCCGTAATCAGGGATCCCGTTGGTGTATATATAGCCTTGCAGGACGGGAATTGA
- a CDS encoding NAD(P)-binding oxidoreductase — MNKALVLGASGATGRLLVKLLLNKGVQVIALVRKEGSLANIIDSNGRLDIVEAEISTMQDQELAQLLAGCTSVFSCLGHNVSFKGIYGHPRRLVTDAVAKVARAMELVQSDHPIKMVLMNTTGNSNRDIPEKPPFSQRLVVALLRLILPPHVDNEQAADFLRVQVGQDHHKLEWVAVRPDGLIDEEQVSDYEIHTSPIRNPIFDAGQTSRINVANFMSELSLDTDLWNTWKGQMPVIYNRTQV, encoded by the coding sequence ATGAATAAAGCATTAGTATTAGGCGCCAGCGGTGCCACCGGTCGTTTATTGGTGAAATTGTTGCTGAACAAAGGGGTACAGGTAATCGCTTTAGTCCGGAAAGAGGGATCTCTCGCTAACATCATAGATTCCAATGGGCGATTAGATATTGTGGAAGCGGAAATATCAACCATGCAGGATCAGGAGTTAGCGCAATTACTTGCCGGATGCACTTCTGTATTTTCGTGCCTTGGCCATAATGTAAGCTTCAAGGGCATATATGGGCATCCCAGGCGGTTAGTGACCGATGCGGTTGCTAAAGTGGCCAGGGCTATGGAGCTGGTTCAGTCAGATCACCCAATCAAAATGGTTTTGATGAATACCACCGGCAACAGCAATCGGGATATACCGGAAAAGCCACCGTTTTCTCAAAGATTGGTTGTTGCCTTATTGCGGCTCATTCTGCCACCTCATGTGGATAATGAGCAGGCAGCAGATTTCCTTCGAGTCCAGGTTGGTCAGGATCACCATAAGCTGGAGTGGGTGGCTGTGCGACCCGATGGCCTGATTGATGAGGAGCAAGTCAGTGACTATGAAATTCATACTTCCCCGATCAGAAATCCCATTTTTGATGCAGGACAAACCAGCCGAATCAATGTAGCCAATTTCATGTCGGAGTTAAGCCTTGATACAGACTTATGGAATACCTGGAAAGGGCAGATGCCGGTTATTTATAATCGCACGCAGGTGTAG
- a CDS encoding alanine racemase — protein sequence MQPFPTLYVDLDIVRSNIARMASKAEKAGVEFRPHFKTHQSKAIGKIFREYGVSGITVSSIKMAEYFLNDGWGDITIAFPANVLAHDYYNNISKTASVKTLVISEEVVQKLDNKLDNELGLYIEIDPDYGRSGVPVSELERIKSLLNAIEGSDHCYPAGFYCHAGHTYKACSKDEVEKISREALQKLEALREHFPDLPICFGDTPSCSVLDDFGPATQISPGNFVFYDWMQVQIGSCSPNEIAVYMQCPVIETFSDRNQVLIHGGAVHFSKDSVQVDDYLSYGEPMLKYLSEETYVKSLSQEHGIIQCSPDVFSKLKVGETIQIFPIHSCLTADLMREYYTKDGQVLDHMNGKMGGS from the coding sequence ATGCAGCCTTTTCCTACTCTCTACGTTGACCTCGATATCGTTCGGTCGAATATTGCCCGCATGGCTTCAAAAGCTGAAAAAGCCGGAGTCGAATTTCGTCCTCATTTTAAGACGCATCAATCCAAAGCTATCGGAAAAATATTTCGGGAATATGGGGTAAGTGGAATCACGGTTTCCTCGATCAAAATGGCTGAATACTTTCTGAATGATGGATGGGGTGATATCACTATTGCATTCCCTGCCAATGTCTTAGCTCATGATTACTATAATAATATCAGCAAGACGGCTTCAGTAAAGACACTTGTTATTTCTGAGGAAGTAGTTCAAAAACTCGACAATAAACTGGATAATGAACTCGGGCTCTATATTGAAATTGATCCGGATTATGGACGAAGCGGTGTCCCGGTTTCAGAATTGGAAAGGATTAAGTCACTGCTTAATGCTATCGAAGGTTCTGATCATTGCTACCCGGCGGGGTTCTATTGTCATGCCGGGCATACCTACAAGGCATGCTCTAAAGATGAAGTTGAGAAAATAAGCAGGGAAGCCCTTCAGAAACTGGAGGCGCTCAGGGAGCATTTCCCCGATCTTCCCATTTGCTTTGGAGATACCCCCTCCTGCAGCGTGCTCGATGATTTTGGTCCGGCCACCCAGATAAGTCCCGGTAACTTTGTGTTTTACGATTGGATGCAGGTTCAGATAGGCTCCTGCTCTCCCAATGAAATTGCGGTGTATATGCAGTGCCCCGTTATTGAAACGTTCAGCGACCGAAATCAGGTGCTTATTCATGGCGGAGCCGTGCATTTCTCTAAAGACTCAGTTCAGGTTGATGATTACCTGAGTTATGGTGAACCCATGCTTAAATATTTATCGGAAGAAACCTACGTGAAAAGCCTTTCTCAGGAACACGGCATCATTCAATGTAGCCCCGATGTATTTAGTAAACTCAAAGTCGGTGAAACCATTCAAATCTTCCCTATTCATTCCTGCCTTACTGCTGATTTAATGAGAGAGTACTACACTAAAGATGGTCAGGTATTGGATCATATGAATGGGAAAATGGGCGGTAGTTAG
- a CDS encoding 5'-nucleotidase, lipoprotein e(P4) family, with protein sequence MHYLKHALILSAFFLASCSTVQQSTINDDPTTQATLWVQNAAEYDAIAMQTYATAMRTLPLPLEDSFWTASLNQEEDDNFMSLPPAIIMDVDETVLDNSPFQARMIKQEKDFNIEDWNAWCKEAKAEAVPGAVEFANYAADRGVTIFYITNRDYEVEEATRKNLIEEGFPVSNSIDNIMTNGEEPGWNSSKTERRQQVEENYRVVMVIGDDLNDFLPAKGITQKKRAGLVQENSDWFGRRWFILPNPVYGSWEQALFDFEDGLSESERKTILQKRLNSKN encoded by the coding sequence ATGCACTACCTGAAACACGCACTGATCCTTTCTGCCTTTTTCCTTGCTTCCTGCAGTACCGTTCAACAAAGTACGATTAATGATGATCCCACCACTCAAGCCACATTGTGGGTTCAAAATGCAGCTGAGTATGATGCCATTGCTATGCAGACGTACGCCACGGCCATGCGAACCCTTCCCCTTCCACTTGAAGATTCATTCTGGACGGCTTCTTTGAATCAGGAAGAGGACGACAATTTTATGTCGCTGCCTCCCGCTATAATCATGGATGTGGATGAAACAGTACTCGACAACTCCCCATTTCAGGCGCGGATGATAAAGCAGGAAAAAGATTTCAACATCGAAGACTGGAACGCCTGGTGTAAGGAAGCCAAAGCCGAGGCCGTGCCCGGAGCGGTGGAATTTGCCAATTATGCAGCCGACCGTGGCGTAACCATTTTCTATATCACCAACCGTGATTATGAAGTAGAAGAAGCAACGCGCAAAAACCTGATTGAAGAAGGATTCCCCGTTTCTAATTCCATAGATAACATCATGACAAACGGTGAGGAACCCGGCTGGAACTCCTCTAAAACCGAACGCCGCCAGCAAGTAGAAGAAAATTACCGTGTGGTAATGGTTATAGGAGATGATTTAAATGATTTCCTCCCTGCAAAAGGTATTACACAGAAAAAGCGAGCCGGCCTGGTACAGGAAAACAGCGATTGGTTTGGCCGACGCTGGTTTATCCTCCCAAACCCTGTTTATGGTTCCTGGGAACAGGCTCTTTTTGATTTTGAGGATGGTTTGAGTGAGTCGGAAAGAAAAACTATCCTCCAAAAAAGACTCAACTCAAAAAATTAG
- a CDS encoding ATP-dependent zinc protease family protein yields the protein MNTSNQQIIGRIELVNLPEWNFTDLEAKIDTGAFTSSLHCHHLEPFEKEGESWIRFYMLDPDHEAYNEQMLEMPVFDKREVKSSNGDIELRYFIRTQIEFFSSLYTIEFSLTDRSAMKYPLLIGRKFLRKGPFMVDVTSKNLSKNIKTEES from the coding sequence ATGAACACATCCAACCAACAAATTATTGGCCGTATTGAACTGGTGAATTTACCGGAGTGGAATTTTACCGATTTGGAAGCCAAAATTGATACAGGTGCTTTCACATCGAGTCTGCACTGTCATCATTTGGAGCCTTTTGAAAAAGAGGGGGAGTCCTGGATTCGATTTTATATGCTGGATCCGGACCATGAGGCCTATAACGAGCAGATGCTGGAAATGCCGGTCTTTGATAAGCGGGAAGTTAAAAGTTCGAACGGGGATATCGAACTCCGGTATTTCATCCGAACCCAGATTGAGTTTTTTAGCTCTCTTTATACCATCGAATTTTCGCTCACCGATCGTTCAGCTATGAAATACCCATTATTAATCGGTAGAAAATTTTTGAGAAAAGGCCCCTTTATGGTAGATGTTACAAGTAAAAATCTTTCAAAGAATATAAAGACCGAGGAGTCTTAA